From Sediminibacterium sp. TEGAF015, a single genomic window includes:
- a CDS encoding peptidylprolyl isomerase, whose protein sequence is MSVIQTIRDRGTWIIFVIIAVALIAFILQDGAGRGGSAFSNSSVIAKVNGTTIDRGTFEERLKSQEAMYAGQGATREQLIGNVFNMEVDNIVLNQEFEKLGLTVSAKELNDILFGDNSPLRQEFTDPKTGEFKVDDAKRAFAQIKKSKNAEQVKMITTGYIEPTIQNSLRNKYQNLLLQSVYVPKWLVEKQQADNNAVSNASYVLYPYVAIPDSTVKVSDADINSYVKKHSNEFKKEEETRSIVYVNFSAAPTSADSAATLSQINALKAEFISTSDAAAYLGKVGTELPYYNSYFGGSRIQVANKDSITRLPVGGVFGPYIDGNNFVIAKMVGIKQWPDSVSVRHILIGTNDPQSGQMVRDDSTAKKLVDSIQTAIKSGADFNALVAKYSDDGGSKDKGGVYDYFPQGQMVIPFNDFAFDNAVGTKGVVKTDYGYHYIEILGQKNRAAAYKIAYLAKPIISSNETVNEANTAAAKFVASAKSSKEFNENAAKLAKPILPASDIKKNDFTVGTMANTRSLVRWIYENKEGAVSDPTEVGDQIIVAMITGINKAGLMSATEARPLVEGVIRNEKKAKIIIDTKMKGSTLEELAKSSGASILRADSIAFNAGFVNGVGNEPKMVGAAFNKANLGKASSLIAGNAGVYAVKVENIGAKSADALPESVKQTLIQNRKMAAYRSVEALRKAATVKDNRFDFY, encoded by the coding sequence ATGTCTGTAATTCAAACAATTCGTGATCGCGGTACCTGGATCATTTTTGTAATTATTGCTGTTGCTTTAATTGCGTTTATTCTTCAGGATGGAGCAGGGCGTGGAGGTTCTGCTTTTTCTAACAGTTCAGTTATTGCAAAAGTAAATGGTACAACCATTGACAGGGGTACTTTTGAAGAGCGCCTTAAATCTCAGGAAGCTATGTATGCTGGTCAAGGTGCTACCCGTGAACAATTAATTGGTAATGTGTTCAACATGGAGGTAGATAATATAGTATTAAACCAAGAGTTTGAAAAATTGGGTTTAACTGTATCTGCCAAAGAATTGAATGATATTCTATTTGGAGATAACTCTCCTTTGCGTCAGGAATTTACCGATCCAAAAACTGGTGAGTTTAAGGTAGATGATGCAAAAAGAGCTTTTGCACAAATAAAAAAGAGCAAAAATGCAGAGCAGGTAAAAATGATTACAACTGGTTACATTGAGCCTACTATCCAAAATAGTCTACGTAATAAATATCAGAATTTATTATTACAATCTGTTTATGTACCAAAATGGTTGGTTGAAAAACAACAGGCAGATAATAATGCTGTTTCTAATGCTTCTTATGTACTCTATCCTTATGTAGCTATTCCTGATTCAACTGTGAAAGTTTCAGATGCTGATATTAATTCTTATGTAAAGAAACACAGTAATGAATTCAAAAAAGAAGAAGAGACCAGATCTATTGTATATGTGAATTTCAGTGCAGCACCAACTTCTGCTGATTCTGCGGCTACACTATCTCAAATTAATGCTTTAAAAGCTGAATTTATATCTACTTCTGATGCTGCTGCTTATTTAGGTAAGGTAGGTACTGAGTTGCCTTATTATAATAGTTATTTCGGCGGAAGCAGAATTCAGGTAGCTAATAAAGATTCAATTACTCGCTTACCTGTTGGTGGTGTTTTTGGACCTTATATTGATGGCAATAATTTTGTTATTGCTAAGATGGTAGGAATAAAGCAATGGCCTGATAGTGTTTCTGTAAGACATATCTTAATTGGTACCAATGATCCTCAGTCTGGTCAAATGGTTCGTGATGATTCTACAGCTAAGAAATTAGTTGATAGTATTCAAACTGCTATTAAAAGTGGTGCTGATTTCAATGCATTGGTAGCTAAATATTCTGATGACGGAGGAAGCAAAGATAAGGGAGGTGTATACGATTATTTCCCTCAGGGACAGATGGTAATTCCATTTAATGATTTTGCTTTTGATAATGCTGTTGGAACAAAAGGTGTTGTTAAAACTGATTATGGTTATCACTATATTGAAATATTAGGTCAGAAGAATCGCGCAGCTGCTTACAAAATTGCTTATTTAGCAAAGCCTATCATTAGTAGTAATGAAACTGTAAATGAAGCAAATACTGCTGCAGCAAAATTTGTGGCTTCTGCAAAATCATCTAAAGAATTTAATGAGAATGCTGCTAAATTGGCTAAACCAATTTTACCAGCTAGCGATATCAAGAAAAATGATTTTACCGTAGGTACTATGGCCAATACGCGTTCATTGGTTAGATGGATTTATGAAAATAAAGAAGGAGCTGTTTCAGATCCTACAGAAGTAGGCGATCAGATTATTGTTGCTATGATTACTGGTATTAATAAAGCGGGATTAATGAGTGCAACAGAAGCCAGACCATTAGTTGAAGGCGTAATCAGAAATGAGAAGAAAGCCAAAATTATCATCGATACCAAAATGAAGGGGAGTACGCTTGAAGAATTAGCTAAGTCTTCTGGTGCATCTATTCTTAGAGCTGACAGCATTGCTTTTAATGCCGGTTTCGTAAATGGTGTTGGAAATGAACCTAAAATGGTAGGTGCTGCTTTTAATAAAGCAAATCTTGGAAAAGCTTCTTCCTTAATTGCTGGTAATGCTGGTGTTTATGCTGTTAAAGTAGAAAATATTGGTGCCAAGTCTGCCGATGCTTTACCAGAATCTGTTAAACAAACCTTAATCCAAAACAGAAAAATGGCTGCTTACAGAAGTGTTGAAGCACTTAGAAAAGCCGCAACTGTAAAAGATAACCGTTTCGATTTTTATTAA
- a CDS encoding amidohydrolase family protein — protein sequence MKKIVLSLNILLLLAGASKAQETIYPAKTQKGVVFIKNGTVHVGNGTVIENATIKISNGKIEDVGSNIVVPASGAEVIDAKGKQVYPGLILPASNLGLTEITGVRATNDFNEIGEMNPGIRSIAAYNADSKITNTLRSNGILLAHTAPVGALLAGQSSVVQLDAWHWEDAAYKMDNGMHLYMPSLLGRPGGRLGALFAQFMPQAPADPTKAALERLEIVKDYFREAKAYLANTPKELNLKLEAARGLFEKKQKLFVHASQVKQMLLAIDFAKEFDFNVVIIGGSESWQIAPLLKQHNIGVILSQMHDLPTLDDDDVDMPYKAPSVLQKAGVLFCINDDDPQNRGRNLPFNAGTAATYGLTKEEALSAITLNAAKILGAEETTGSIEKGKDANIVISAGDILDMHTSVIEHAFIQGRKIVLDDKHKQLYERYKYKYGIK from the coding sequence ATGAAAAAGATTGTATTATCACTTAATATATTATTGCTTCTAGCAGGAGCAAGCAAAGCGCAGGAAACTATCTATCCTGCAAAAACACAAAAAGGAGTAGTTTTCATCAAAAACGGTACTGTTCACGTAGGTAATGGAACTGTTATTGAAAATGCAACTATTAAAATTAGTAACGGTAAGATTGAAGACGTTGGATCCAATATTGTTGTTCCTGCATCTGGTGCTGAAGTTATAGATGCAAAGGGAAAACAAGTTTATCCGGGCTTAATATTACCTGCCTCTAATCTTGGACTTACTGAAATCACTGGTGTTCGTGCAACCAACGATTTCAATGAAATTGGTGAAATGAATCCTGGTATTCGTTCCATTGCCGCCTACAATGCAGATTCAAAAATCACCAATACTTTAAGATCAAATGGGATACTCTTAGCACATACTGCACCTGTTGGTGCATTACTTGCAGGACAATCCTCCGTTGTTCAATTAGATGCATGGCATTGGGAAGACGCAGCTTATAAAATGGACAATGGAATGCATTTATATATGCCAAGCTTATTAGGAAGACCCGGAGGAAGATTGGGTGCATTATTTGCGCAATTTATGCCGCAGGCGCCAGCCGATCCAACCAAGGCAGCATTGGAAAGACTTGAAATTGTGAAAGACTATTTCAGAGAAGCAAAAGCCTATTTAGCCAATACCCCTAAAGAACTCAATCTGAAATTGGAAGCTGCAAGAGGATTGTTTGAGAAAAAACAAAAACTGTTTGTTCATGCTTCACAGGTGAAACAAATGTTACTTGCTATAGATTTTGCAAAAGAGTTTGATTTTAATGTTGTAATCATTGGGGGTTCAGAAAGTTGGCAGATTGCTCCACTGTTAAAACAACACAACATAGGAGTCATTCTATCTCAAATGCATGATTTACCAACCCTGGACGATGATGATGTAGATATGCCTTATAAAGCTCCATCGGTATTACAGAAAGCGGGGGTATTGTTCTGTATTAATGATGACGATCCACAGAACAGAGGAAGAAACCTACCTTTTAACGCAGGAACTGCTGCAACCTATGGTTTAACAAAAGAAGAGGCACTAAGCGCAATAACACTTAATGCTGCTAAAATTCTGGGTGCAGAAGAAACAACCGGTTCTATTGAAAAAGGAAAAGACGCCAATATTGTTATTAGCGCAGGAGACATACTGGACATGCATACAAGTGTTATTGAGCATGCATTTATTCAGGGCAGAAAAATTGTCCTTGATGATAAACACAAACAACTCTATGAAAGATATAAATACAAGTATGGTATTAAATAA
- a CDS encoding dipeptidase: MKYLIFALCCVVSVANAQKSKPVTQYKKVHNRAIMADSHNDLLTASIEKNLLIDQDLKGKTHSDLNRFREAGVDVQIFSVWCDGEKKQPYAWANREIDTLNAVAARNPDKIQIIQSFADIKKAVKKNKLAALFGVEGGHMIEGDLNKLEALYKRGVRYMTLTWNNSTEWASSAMDESSLVNLNKEYTNAQIPQRTMGLNTFGKEVIKKMNELGMMVDLSHVGEKTFWDAIQTTTKPVLVSHSNAYTLCPVFRNLKDEQIDAVGKNGGVIQLNFYSAFIDSSFKKREKVFLQNKQAKIDSLVATGMQKEYAQSIIVDMYKEESISIQPPMEMLLKHLDYIVNRIGVDHVGMGSDFDGISASPKELTDVTTYPLITKALLERGYSKKDVYKIMGGNLLRVMKAQRN, encoded by the coding sequence ATGAAGTACTTGATTTTTGCACTTTGTTGTGTTGTATCTGTTGCAAACGCACAAAAAAGCAAACCCGTTACCCAGTATAAAAAAGTGCATAACCGCGCAATAATGGCTGATTCGCACAATGATTTATTAACAGCATCCATTGAAAAAAATCTGTTGATTGATCAGGACCTGAAAGGAAAAACACATTCTGATTTGAATCGCTTCAGGGAAGCCGGAGTTGATGTACAAATTTTCAGTGTCTGGTGTGATGGTGAAAAGAAGCAACCTTATGCCTGGGCCAATAGAGAGATTGATACACTCAATGCAGTTGCTGCCCGAAATCCGGATAAAATTCAAATCATTCAAAGTTTCGCGGACATAAAAAAAGCAGTTAAAAAGAACAAACTGGCTGCTTTATTTGGTGTAGAGGGCGGACACATGATTGAGGGCGATTTGAATAAACTGGAAGCGTTATATAAACGAGGTGTTCGTTATATGACTTTAACCTGGAACAATTCAACAGAATGGGCTAGCTCTGCCATGGACGAATCTTCATTGGTAAATCTGAACAAAGAATATACGAATGCTCAGATCCCCCAACGCACAATGGGGCTCAATACTTTCGGAAAGGAAGTAATCAAAAAAATGAATGAACTAGGTATGATGGTAGATTTGAGCCATGTGGGAGAAAAAACTTTCTGGGATGCAATACAAACAACTACCAAACCCGTGCTAGTTTCGCATAGCAATGCCTATACTTTGTGTCCGGTTTTCAGAAATTTAAAAGATGAACAAATTGATGCAGTTGGAAAAAACGGAGGCGTTATCCAGTTGAATTTTTATTCTGCTTTTATTGACAGTTCCTTCAAAAAAAGGGAAAAAGTGTTTTTACAGAATAAACAAGCAAAAATTGATTCATTGGTAGCAACAGGTATGCAGAAGGAATATGCACAATCTATCATTGTAGATATGTATAAAGAAGAGTCTATTTCAATTCAACCTCCTATGGAAATGTTATTAAAGCACCTAGATTATATTGTGAATAGAATTGGAGTGGACCACGTAGGAATGGGTTCTGATTTTGATGGAATTAGCGCTAGTCCTAAAGAGTTAACCGATGTAACCACTTATCCACTGATTACAAAAGCGCTGTTGGAAAGAGGGTATTCAAAAAAAGATGTTTACAAAATAATGGGCGGCAACTTGTTGAGAGTGATGAAAGCCCAGCGTAATTAA
- the polA gene encoding DNA polymerase I, with the protein MEKKLFLLDALALIYRAYYALIRNPRITSKGINTNAQFGFTSTLYDLINKEKPTHLAVCFDTHAPTERHTDFTDYKANRQEAPEDLLASLPDIQRIIRGFNIPVVEIDGYEADDIIGTLAWQAADKGYNVYMVTPDKDYGQLLIHPHVYIYKPPAYGNAEEILDAAKICTKWDIARVEQVVDMLGLMGDAVDNIPGIPGVGEKTAAKLLKEYDTLENILENADKIKGALGEKVRAGKESAIISKKLATIITNVPVEFHEEDFRLKDWNREELNTVFTELEFKTLGKRILGETFNAFQAAPVAVQTDLFGNAVEEKKTVEKETIIEDHSFGLVAEKNIENTSHEYRLVEIDAEIRDLVALLNQQKEICFDTETTGTDANNVELVGISFSFEKGKAYYIPFTNNQKEVKEKLLLLKPLFDNANICWVGQNIKYDLLILKWYGIEPTGSLFDTMLAHYVIEPEGRRSMDLLSAQYLGYEPVSIETLIGKKGKNQGNMRDVAIDKIKEYAAEDADITLQLKHCFAPLLKTKEVEKVFYEVENPLVRVLTDMEYEGVKIDESFLNDYSKELEKEAKKCEESVYEQAGVRFNLASPKQLGEVLFDKLQLDPKAKKTKTGQYATGEDVLLKLAGEHKIVEDILGFRELTKLKSTYVDALPEMINPRTGRVHTSYAQAVAVTGRLSSNNPNLQNIPIRTARGREIRKAFIPREPGRILLSADYSQIELRIVAAISGDPNLCDAFKQRKDIHTATAAKVYGVSETDVTKEMRYKAKSVNFGIIYGQGAFGLAENLGVSRKEAQEIINNYKKEFPFIQKYMDDQINFAKENDYVQTLMGRKRWLRDIHSANFTVRGFAERNAINSPIQGTAADMIKMAMIKVHQEMKKGDWKSKMILQVHDELVFDAIVEEADDLQNLIIQCMVSALPLPNGVPVEAEVGRGNNWLEAH; encoded by the coding sequence ATGGAAAAGAAACTATTTCTGTTAGATGCTTTGGCATTAATTTATAGAGCCTATTATGCATTAATCCGAAACCCAAGAATTACTTCAAAAGGAATAAATACAAATGCACAATTTGGGTTTACCTCAACTTTATATGATTTGATAAATAAAGAAAAACCCACACACCTTGCTGTCTGTTTTGATACACATGCACCAACAGAAAGACACACTGATTTTACAGATTATAAAGCAAACAGACAGGAAGCACCTGAAGATTTATTGGCATCACTTCCTGATATACAAAGAATCATACGCGGATTTAATATTCCGGTTGTAGAAATTGATGGATACGAGGCCGATGATATAATAGGAACACTAGCCTGGCAGGCAGCCGACAAAGGCTATAATGTGTACATGGTTACCCCTGATAAAGACTATGGTCAATTGTTGATACACCCACATGTATATATTTATAAACCACCTGCATATGGAAATGCAGAAGAAATATTAGATGCAGCAAAAATTTGCACTAAATGGGATATAGCTAGGGTTGAGCAAGTTGTTGATATGCTCGGTTTAATGGGAGATGCGGTTGATAATATTCCTGGTATACCTGGTGTTGGTGAAAAAACAGCCGCTAAGTTATTGAAGGAGTATGACACACTAGAAAATATCCTTGAGAATGCCGATAAAATAAAAGGAGCATTAGGTGAAAAAGTAAGGGCAGGAAAAGAATCGGCAATTATCAGCAAAAAACTGGCAACAATCATTACTAATGTACCCGTTGAATTTCATGAAGAAGATTTTCGACTTAAAGACTGGAATAGGGAAGAACTTAATACAGTTTTTACAGAATTGGAATTTAAGACATTGGGTAAAAGGATATTGGGAGAAACGTTTAATGCGTTTCAGGCTGCACCAGTTGCAGTTCAAACAGATTTATTCGGAAATGCTGTTGAGGAAAAGAAAACTGTTGAAAAGGAAACTATTATAGAGGACCATAGTTTTGGGTTGGTTGCAGAAAAGAATATAGAAAACACTTCTCATGAATATCGGTTAGTTGAGATTGATGCAGAAATAAGAGATTTAGTAGCACTACTTAATCAACAGAAAGAAATTTGTTTTGATACAGAAACAACTGGAACGGATGCTAATAATGTAGAACTTGTTGGGATAAGTTTTTCCTTTGAAAAAGGTAAAGCTTATTATATCCCATTCACAAATAATCAAAAAGAGGTAAAAGAAAAGCTTTTGTTGCTGAAGCCTTTATTTGACAATGCAAATATTTGCTGGGTGGGGCAAAATATAAAATATGATTTGTTGATTTTGAAGTGGTATGGAATAGAGCCAACAGGAAGCTTATTTGATACTATGTTAGCACACTATGTAATTGAGCCAGAGGGCAGAAGGAGCATGGATTTGTTAAGTGCACAATATCTTGGTTATGAACCGGTTTCCATTGAAACACTTATTGGAAAAAAAGGAAAAAACCAAGGTAATATGCGGGATGTGGCCATTGATAAGATAAAGGAATATGCAGCAGAAGACGCCGATATTACATTGCAATTAAAACATTGCTTTGCCCCGCTATTAAAGACGAAAGAAGTTGAAAAAGTATTCTATGAAGTAGAAAACCCCCTGGTAAGAGTTTTAACAGATATGGAATATGAGGGGGTTAAAATTGATGAATCCTTTTTGAATGACTACAGTAAAGAATTAGAAAAAGAAGCAAAAAAGTGCGAAGAAAGTGTTTATGAGCAGGCTGGTGTTCGGTTCAATTTAGCTTCTCCAAAACAATTAGGTGAAGTGTTATTCGATAAACTACAATTAGATCCAAAAGCAAAAAAAACTAAAACCGGACAATATGCCACCGGTGAAGATGTATTATTAAAATTGGCAGGAGAACATAAAATTGTAGAAGATATTCTAGGATTCAGAGAATTAACCAAACTAAAATCAACGTATGTAGATGCGCTACCCGAAATGATTAACCCCCGCACGGGTCGTGTTCATACCTCCTATGCACAGGCTGTTGCGGTTACTGGAAGACTAAGTAGCAACAATCCGAATCTACAGAATATCCCTATAAGAACAGCTAGAGGAAGAGAAATAAGAAAAGCATTTATTCCGAGAGAGCCGGGACGCATATTGTTAAGTGCTGATTATTCGCAAATTGAATTGAGAATAGTAGCCGCAATAAGTGGAGATCCGAATTTGTGTGATGCATTTAAACAAAGAAAAGACATTCATACAGCTACAGCAGCAAAAGTGTATGGAGTTTCAGAAACAGATGTAACAAAGGAAATGCGCTATAAAGCAAAAAGTGTAAACTTTGGCATTATCTATGGACAAGGTGCTTTTGGGCTGGCAGAAAACCTCGGCGTGAGCAGAAAGGAAGCGCAGGAAATAATTAACAACTATAAGAAAGAATTCCCATTCATTCAAAAATACATGGATGATCAGATAAACTTTGCAAAAGAGAACGATTATGTACAAACCCTAATGGGTAGAAAACGGTGGTTAAGAGACATTCATAGTGCTAATTTTACTGTAAGGGGGTTTGCAGAAAGAAACGCTATCAATTCACCTATACAAGGAACGGCTGCGGATATGATTAAAATGGCGATGATTAAGGTTCATCAGGAAATGAAGAAGGGGGATTGGAAATCAAAAATGATATTACAGGTACACGATGAATTGGTTTTTGATGCAATAGTGGAAGAAGCCGATGACCTTCAAAATCTTATTATTCAATGTATGGTATCAGCCCTGCCCTTACCAAACGGAGTTCCTGTGGAAGCCGAAGTAGGGAGAGGTAACAACTGGTTAGAAGCACATTAA
- a CDS encoding cytochrome-c peroxidase yields the protein MNKTYSFLLILLISLVACNKADQTVVTPITNSSGDNPLISAALNLPASPFDYVNAGLPAYFFQNAGGGAPTSVNGIDNTPAANPITNNGATLGRVLFYDKNLSVNKTISCASCHNPAFGFSDTAVLSNGFAGGKTERHSMSLINAKFYQRGRFFWDERAATLEDQVLMPFQDPVEMGMTLALIAQRVREQTYYAPLITNAFGDTAVNTNRIARALAQFVRSIVSSNSKYDAGRAQVNNPVADFPNFTAEENQGKRIFIIPVQNGGAGCFGCHTTEAFVAAVPGPRNNGLDLNTSNDNGAGLGAFKTHTLRNIALTAPYMHDGRFKTLEEVVEHYNSGVKAHPNLDNALKQPNGQPIRLNLTAAEKASLVAFMRTLTDPTVATNIKWTNPFK from the coding sequence ATGAATAAAACTTATTCTTTCCTGCTGATTCTTTTGATTAGCCTTGTTGCTTGTAATAAGGCCGATCAAACCGTAGTTACACCTATTACCAATAGTTCAGGAGATAATCCTTTAATATCTGCTGCTTTAAATTTACCCGCAAGTCCTTTTGATTATGTGAATGCAGGATTGCCTGCTTATTTTTTTCAGAATGCTGGTGGAGGAGCGCCTACTTCAGTAAATGGAATTGATAATACACCTGCTGCAAATCCCATTACCAATAATGGTGCAACATTGGGAAGAGTCTTATTTTATGATAAAAATTTAAGTGTCAATAAAACCATTTCTTGTGCCAGTTGCCATAATCCGGCATTTGGATTTAGTGATACTGCTGTTTTAAGTAATGGATTTGCTGGTGGAAAGACAGAAAGACATTCCATGAGTTTAATTAATGCAAAATTTTATCAAAGAGGACGTTTTTTCTGGGATGAAAGAGCAGCAACACTGGAAGACCAGGTTCTTATGCCATTTCAGGATCCCGTAGAAATGGGTATGACGCTGGCATTGATTGCGCAAAGAGTAAGAGAGCAAACATACTATGCTCCTTTAATCACGAATGCATTTGGTGATACAGCAGTGAATACGAATAGAATTGCAAGAGCACTGGCTCAATTTGTAAGAAGTATTGTTAGTAGCAATAGTAAATATGATGCCGGAAGAGCCCAGGTAAATAATCCCGTGGCTGATTTTCCTAATTTTACTGCTGAAGAAAATCAGGGAAAAAGAATATTTATAATCCCTGTTCAAAATGGCGGTGCCGGATGTTTTGGCTGTCATACTACAGAAGCTTTTGTTGCAGCTGTTCCTGGTCCAAGAAATAATGGACTTGATTTAAATACCAGCAATGACAATGGTGCCGGATTGGGTGCATTTAAAACACATACACTCAGAAATATTGCATTAACGGCACCCTATATGCATGATGGTAGATTTAAAACCCTGGAGGAAGTAGTGGAACATTATAATAGTGGCGTAAAAGCTCATCCTAATCTGGACAATGCATTAAAACAACCCAATGGTCAACCTATACGGTTAAACTTAACGGCTGCAGAAAAAGCATCATTGGTGGCATTTATGCGAACACTAACTGATCCTACCGTTGCAACCAATATAAAATGGACGAATCCATTTAAGTAA
- a CDS encoding sterol desaturase family protein, with product MNWEFFFTAFQKISSRYFIVALIAFMLFYVIFRRKYFYLKIQQKFPRNNDYIRELFYSIVTMLIFSLIVVVLNSPPIAEQTTRYQSIETYGWAYYFSVFPVLFMMHDLYFYIMHRIMHHPALFKYIHLVHHKSTNPSPWAAYAFHPLEAIIEQGIVIIFYFTLPIHITHLAIFFLFSIIYNVYGHLGYELYPKGFNRTKIGKWINTSINHNQHHQYFKGNYGLYTLIWDRLFDTIRKDYDNQFENISNRKPDLID from the coding sequence ATGAATTGGGAATTCTTTTTTACTGCATTTCAAAAAATTAGTAGCAGATATTTTATTGTTGCACTAATTGCGTTTATGTTGTTCTATGTAATATTCAGAAGAAAATATTTCTACCTGAAAATACAGCAAAAATTTCCCCGGAATAATGATTATATAAGAGAACTATTCTATTCAATAGTAACAATGTTAATATTCAGTTTAATAGTTGTTGTATTGAATAGTCCCCCTATTGCAGAACAAACAACTAGGTATCAATCAATAGAAACATATGGATGGGCTTATTACTTCAGTGTGTTTCCGGTGCTTTTTATGATGCATGACTTATACTTTTATATTATGCATAGAATAATGCATCACCCCGCCTTGTTTAAATACATACACCTCGTTCATCATAAATCAACCAACCCTTCACCATGGGCAGCATATGCATTTCATCCATTGGAAGCAATTATAGAACAGGGAATTGTTATCATTTTTTATTTTACCCTTCCCATCCATATTACTCATTTAGCTATCTTCTTTCTTTTTTCCATTATATACAACGTATATGGGCATCTTGGATATGAATTATATCCAAAAGGATTTAATAGAACAAAAATTGGTAAATGGATTAATACTTCAATAAACCACAATCAACATCACCAATACTTCAAAGGTAATTATGGGTTGTATACTTTAATATGGGATAGATTATTTGATACGATCAGAAAAGATTATGATAATCAATTTGAGAACATATCAAACAGAAAACCAGACCTAATAGATTAA
- the nadA gene encoding quinolinate synthase NadA — translation MNINIAKEKLAVNGFLDLEIDPELDLFAEIEKLKKEKNAVLLAHYYQDTDIQDVADYIGDSLGLAQQAKQTTADIIVFAGVHFMAETAKILNPTKKVLLPDLKAGCSLADSAPAPLFKAFKEKHPDHLVVSYINCTAEIKALSDIICTSGNAEKIIESIPADQPILFAPDKNLGAYLNKKTGRNMLLWNGACVVHEIFSLEKIVKLKIRHPEAKLIAHPECEEAILNIADYIGSTTQLLKYTQTDANSSYIVATETGILHQMQLNNPTKTFIPAPPNNNCACNDCPYMKLNTLEKIYLCMKYELPEIHMDETLRLQALIPMERMMDISRAAGLIGG, via the coding sequence TTGAATATTAACATCGCAAAAGAGAAATTAGCAGTTAACGGATTTTTAGATTTGGAAATTGATCCTGAATTGGATCTATTTGCAGAGATAGAAAAATTGAAAAAAGAAAAAAATGCTGTTCTACTCGCTCACTATTACCAGGATACAGATATACAAGATGTGGCAGATTATATTGGGGATAGTCTCGGTCTTGCTCAACAAGCTAAACAGACAACTGCTGATATTATCGTTTTTGCCGGAGTACATTTTATGGCAGAAACAGCTAAAATTTTAAACCCTACAAAAAAAGTTCTTCTACCCGATTTAAAAGCAGGTTGTTCTTTGGCTGATAGTGCTCCTGCCCCACTTTTTAAGGCTTTTAAAGAAAAACACCCCGATCATCTAGTTGTTTCCTATATCAATTGTACGGCAGAAATAAAAGCATTAAGTGATATTATCTGTACTAGTGGAAATGCAGAGAAAATTATTGAAAGTATCCCTGCCGATCAACCCATCCTATTTGCTCCAGATAAAAATTTAGGTGCCTACCTTAATAAAAAAACAGGCAGGAATATGTTGCTTTGGAATGGTGCTTGTGTAGTGCATGAAATATTTAGTCTGGAGAAAATAGTAAAATTAAAAATTAGACATCCTGAAGCAAAATTGATTGCACATCCGGAATGTGAAGAAGCTATTTTAAATATTGCTGATTATATTGGGAGTACCACCCAATTATTAAAATACACACAGACAGACGCTAATTCCTCTTATATCGTAGCAACTGAAACTGGTATTTTACATCAGATGCAGCTAAATAATCCAACCAAAACTTTTATTCCTGCACCACCTAATAACAATTGTGCCTGCAATGATTGTCCGTATATGAAATTAAATACCTTGGAAAAAATATACCTCTGTATGAAGTACGAACTTCCTGAAATTCATATGGATGAAACATTAAGATTACAGGCACTTATACCAATGGAAAGAATGATGGATATCAGTAGGGCTGCCGGTTTAATAGGTGGATAA
- a CDS encoding DUF2480 family protein codes for MEPIVNKVEQSGIISLDLESYFTKETIKVFDLKDHLFMGLILKEKDFRTALLSIDWSEFKDAHVAITCSADAIIPMWANMLVAVYLTPVAKSVHFGSEASLREQLLLDAMNSINPSDYTDQRVVVKGCGEDPVPASAYVKITSLLRPYAKSIMYGEPCSTVPLYKKK; via the coding sequence ATGGAACCCATTGTTAATAAAGTTGAACAAAGTGGCATCATTAGCCTGGATCTGGAATCTTACTTTACAAAAGAAACCATAAAAGTATTTGATTTAAAAGATCATCTTTTCATGGGTCTTATTTTAAAAGAAAAGGATTTCCGAACTGCTTTATTAAGCATTGACTGGAGTGAATTCAAAGATGCACATGTTGCTATAACATGCAGTGCAGATGCAATTATTCCTATGTGGGCTAATATGCTTGTGGCTGTTTACTTAACACCCGTAGCAAAATCTGTTCATTTTGGTAGCGAAGCTTCATTAAGAGAACAACTGTTATTAGATGCAATGAATTCAATTAATCCTTCTGATTATACCGATCAACGGGTTGTTGTAAAAGGATGTGGTGAAGATCCAGTTCCTGCTTCTGCGTATGTAAAAATTACTTCTTTATTAAGACCATATGCAAAGAGCATTATGTATGGTGAGCCATGTAGCACGGTTCCTTTGTATAAGAAGAAGTGA